In the Gorilla gorilla gorilla isolate KB3781 chromosome 1, NHGRI_mGorGor1-v2.1_pri, whole genome shotgun sequence genome, TCCAGCAGGGATGCCCTGGCTGTCTTGCTGACTGTGGCTGTTTGCTTGTGTCCGTCAGATGCAGCTTTACGTGGAAGAGCGTGCTCATAAAGGCAGCTGAGGGGGCACCTGCCACCCCCCTGATGCCCAAACTGTCAGACTTTGGGGGATCCCCGCCTAGGGCAGTGCTGCATGGCTGCCCTGATTCCAAGTGCTCTTATCACCTTTGTGTGTGGATCGCCCGCCCCAGCCCGGGGCCGCTCAGGTCTGCTTGGAGGATGCCTCCCCCAGGAGGGCAGTGAAGGATGCCGCAACCtcgacttctcagcctcctggggtTCCGCCGGCCAACACTGTCTGTCTCAAATACTGTGCTGTGAGTTGTTTCAATAAAGGGGCCCCaagggctgggctgagctgagccATCATTAACTGGAGTGGGAGGGACAGGTATGGCCAGGGTAACCTGGGGGAGGGGCTGCTTCTCCACCAAAATGCCAGGGaccccctctccccactcctaaAACCAACCCCAGGCTGGTTTtactgaaaacatttattttttatttatttattattattattattttatgagccagagtctcgctctgtcgcccaggctggagtgcagtggtgcgatctcggctcactgcaagctccgcctcccgggttcacgccattcttctgcatcagcctcccgactagctgggactacaggcgcccgccaccacgcccggctaattttttgtatttttagtagagacagggtttcaccatgttggccaggatggtctctatctcctgaccttgtgatccacctgcctcggtctcccaaagtgctgggattacaggcgtgagccacagtgcccggcctgaaAACATTTATACAACAAAACGTCAGAGCTATGTGACAGTAAGTTTCCACAAGCTGGTAGGGTTGAACCGGGGCAGGAGTCGCTGGTACAGGGACCTCACTGCCCACCCCATGCTCAGCTCCTGCCTGGAGGAACCTCTGGCTAACCCAGACACAGGATGGACAGCTGTCAGAAAATCTGGACAACAGCTCGGTAGGGTGATTGGGCAGCCTCCTCCTGTCCATGCTTCTGCCCAGGCTGAGCCTCGGAGGAGGCCTGGTTCCTGGTCATCTTggggctgacgacgatgctgcTGTTGGTGACTCGGGGCCCATACCAGCCTGCCCAGTACTGGGTGTCCCTGCCCCCATGCTGGAAAAGGATGTAGCGGACACCCCGGGGGTAGTCTGAGAAGGTGTAGGAGACCTGtcgggaggaagggagaggaagtgaCCACCGGGACGGGGGAGGGGAAGGCAGGAGCCAGGTCCTCTAagagctgcccaggctggaaggcaacAACTCCAGGCCAGAGAGCAGGGgcaccctgggccctgaggcTGCCCTTTGCTTCCTGCCATCCTGGCCCTGGGAGGAGTGGGTAGAGAGAGCAAGTGGGTGAGGCCTCACCTCTGTCCATGTGGCATTGTTCCACTGTTGGATGGTCACAGGTGGGGGCTCGAAGGAGGCCAACACGAAGTAGTCAGCCGAGGCCAGCTGCACTTTGAGTTGGTAGGTGCAGCCACAGTCAGCTCTGGCAGCAAACCTGGTGGAGGGGTTGAGAGCCCTGTGTCCAAGCCACCGAGGGCTGGCcccaggggtgggggcaggtgggaCCTACACATTGGAGCTCGGAGCTTCATCTCCCATCAGCTGACACTGCTCTGCCTGCAAGGCCCAGCTGGCTTCAGCGCTCCCTATGCCCCACTGTGGCCCGGGGGTAAGCTGTCTGTCCATGCTGGCCTCCGTTACCCCATCTGAGAAGAGGGACCCTTTTGGGCATCCTACTAAAGATATGACCTCAAAAATCAAAAGACCCCTCCAGAGAGGCCTGGTCTGTCCAAGCCATGTCACCTGTACTTACAATGGACCAGGCTGTGGATTCAGTGGGAGAGTCAAGGGGGTGGCCTGTGTAATGGGGCTGGCACAGAGCTCACCCTCTGCTCAGCCCAGCCACCTCTCCCCCCTGCAGCTCTGCATACCCCTCCATCCTCACCGCTTTATCCTCAGAGTGGCAGCCCTGGGGCCTGCCTAGAACTGGGGTCCTGCTTCTGCCACCGGCCAAGCCAGAGCCTGGCACAGGTCTGTGCACAGAGTAGGAGCTCCAAAAAGTCATGGGATGAATAGGGAAAGGGGCAGGGGAGGCAGGTAGGTCAGGGGACCTGGGGGTTCCCACCCAGTCCAGAGAGGGCTGAGGTCCTCTGTTGCCCAAGTGCCTGTCAGTGtcggctgggtacagtggctcacacctgtaatcccagcactttgggaggccgaggtgggtggatcacttgaggtcaggagtttgaaaccagcctgaccagcacggTGAgacgccgtctgtattaaaaatataaaaaaaaaaaagccaggtgtagtggtgggcacctgtaatcccagatacctgatcaggatgctgaggcaggagaatcgcttgaacatgggaggcagaggttgcagtgagccaagatcacgccactgcactccagcctgggtgacagagtgagactccgtctcaaaaaaaaaaaaaaaagtgcctgtcCATGACAGCGCACCTgggggcctcagcctcctcaccTGCACACTGGGGCTACTGTGTCCCGCTGACTACGTCACAGGGTGGTGGGGAGGCCAGGAGGTGCCGCAGTGTGTGGGTGCAGAGCAGGGGCAGAGGCCGGGGCTACCTGGCTCCAGGACACTGCTGTGCAGAGTGGGCACTTGCTATGGGTTGTCTCACGTACATGCAGCGCAGTAAGAGGAGCATGTAGAGTGTGGGGACACAGGCCATGGACCCTACTCACCAGTCCTTAACCACGATGTCCGGCCGGAATGTGTCTAGTAGCTCCTCCCAGTAGCCCTCGGCTACAAGGTCCACCAGCTGGGACTTGAGGCACATTCTGGGGAGCAGAGTTGGGGGCTTGCGTACCTGGGTGTGCTCTGCATGGCCCCCCCTCACCCAGGCCTTGGCAGCCCCtgtgagcccagggaggtggtTTGGGGACCTAGGGTATCCCTTGGCCGCTGCGGGACAGGCACTGGCTGGGGCTGACTCTCGCTTTTCCTCCAGTGCAGGAGGGAGTTTGACCCACTTGTGCCTGGGCGGCATTTGATCCCAGTCCAAAGGCCCATTGTTCCAGGGTACTTTTGTAAACTCAGGTTCCTAGCTTAGGGACAGATGCCTGTAGATAGCCCTGGCTTATCTTAACCGCCCAATGGACTCCTGGCCTGCTTCAGTGATCCCCACCCCCACTGTCCATGAACATAGCACTGAGTGATTCCAGGAAGCAGTGACTCTGGGCAAGTTTTGGGGCCACCTCCCTCGAGCTTCGCAGAGAGGACTTCCCTTAGGAAGACTTTGCCTGAGACTTGGCAAAGGTGCCCTGACCCTCTGTCCCCTCCACGCAAGCCTGGTAGGTTCAGTTTGCCTTACTCGTAGGATGTGACAAAATACTTCTTGACTTTGGGGTCAGGAAAATCTGTCCCATGGGCTCCAGGGAGGCTCTCCACCTTCCAGCGGTCTCCACCATTGAAATCGATTTGCCATGCAAACATATCCTCTAGGAAGAACAGAAGCCGAGGTGAGACCCCCTGTGTAAATCCAAAGTCCAGCCCTCCCCACCTAGTCCCAGGAGGGCGGGAGGGAGGGTGGTTGGCGTTAGTGACCCTCTTGGGAGGCAGGACTTGCTCATGCTCAGGTCTCTGGGGCTGTGGACACCAAAGGGTTAACCAGCTTGTTCCTTCTCAAGGGCATTGTGTGGCCAAGGTACCCCACCAGCCCAAGTGTACCCCAACTGCACCTTGGAGCACCCCTACAAAGCACCCCTCCAACACATTCCCAACTGTCCTCACCATATCAGCTCTGATCTGACTCTGTCCCTCCCACTCAGTCCCAAACTGGCCTCACTCCTAACACGCAGCTGGAGAAAAGAATGCGTGTTACCAGAAATTCTAAACCAACCCCTTCCTCACTTCCATGTTGCGGTGGAACTCTGGGAAATACCCAAGTATCAGTTCTCAAAAAATTACATTACGAGAGGCCTGTGAGAGTACTGTCCTCAAAGACTAatgtgaggccgggcacggtggcttgcgcctgtaatcccagcactttgggaggccaaggcaggtggattgcttgaacccaggagttcaagaccagcctggggaacatagcgacacccccccctttttttaataagtaaaataattttttaaaaaaggctaacGTGTTCATCCCAACACAGACTGCTTACTTGACCCAGATGGCACCCCAGATGTCCAGGAGAGAGAGGCCCTTGGTTAACTACATAACCCAGGTTGGAGGCCCTAGAGGATGGGTTTGTGGGTTTGTCGGTGGGTCATGGGAACCAAGATTCCCATAGGGCTCAGATGGCCTCTGCCCAGGGCAAGAGTGCCAAGTGGAGGAACAGGTACCCtttgggctgggcgctgtggtaACATTCATGGGTGGGCCTCCATTAGGTGAGCCTGGTGGGTGCAGGGGAGCAATCACCCTCTTCACACTGAACTTAGAGGACCTTAGAAGACAATGGCGCTTCTCTACTGGCGCTGCCCAGGCAATCACCAGggcacttttttttgttttttgagacggagtcttgctctgttgtccaggctggagtgcagtggcgcaatcttggctcactgcaagctccgcctcccaggttcacaccattctcctgcctcagcctcccaagtagctgggactacaggcgcctgccaccacgcccagctaatttttttacatttttagtagagacggggtttcaccttgttggccaggatggtctcgatctcctgacctcgtcatccgcccgcctcagcctcccaaagtgctgggattacaggcgtaaaccaccgccCCCGGCCCACCGGGGCACTTTTCAAATGGCTCGCTTGCTCCCCCTCCAGGAGCCCGCTATTCTCCAGGTGCTCTGGGGTCCCCAGTAGAGAAGCAGGGGAGTAATACAGAAATCCAGGAGCTGGGCTAGTGCTGAGCACAGACCTGGGGGTATCCCAGCAAGGCTTGACTGAGCACTGCCAGCCCCAGGCAGGCCAGGCTGTAAGGCCAGCTCTGTCCGGCGGTGTTATGCCGAGCAGGCAGCTTAGCCGGGCAGCTTCTGAATGGAATCTAGGGCAGGCAGAGGGACTGAGTGTCGGGCGCTGTCTATGGGGGCTCTGGGATTTGGGGCGGGGGGAGTTTGAGGCCTTTATCTGTCAGGACCAAACCCTGGAAGCTGGGCAGTTTTGCGTCTTTGGGGAAGTCACTCATCTTGGGCCCAAAGCTCCCCATCTATACAATGGAGTCCACCCTAATTGTCTTGGCATCTCCCAggttccgtgtgtgtgtgtgtgtgtgtgtgtgtgtgtgtgtgtgtgtgacagagtcttgctctgtcacccagcctgctggagtgcagtggcgccatctcagctcactgcaacctccacctcaagcggtgctcctgcctcagcctcccaagtagttgggattacaggcgcccaccaccatgcgcagctaatttttgtacttttagtagagatgaggttttgccatgttggccaggctggtctcgaactcctgacctcaggtgatctgcctgcctcggcctcccaaagtgctgggattataggcgtgagccaccgcacctggcctatttgttttatttttaaattattttttcagaggcagagtctcactctgttccccaggctggagtgaagtggcataatcttggctcactgcaacctccatctgggttcaagcgattctcctgcttcagcctcccgaggagctgagattacaggcgcctgccaccatgcctggctaatttttttgtatttttgtagagatggagtttcatcatgttgtccaggctggtcttgaacacctgacctcaagtaatcacccatcccagcctcccaaagtgctgggattacaggtatgagccaccgcgcccagtcaatCTCCCAGGATCCTAATGAGGATGAAGAGAGTACAGAGATAGCAAGGGGATTCTAAGTACACAAACCAGGTCTCAAAATCAGTTGCTGCTGGAGCCCCAACAAGAAGTATGGTGTGTTCGGGGTggatagtggctcatgcctataatcccagcactttgaaaggctgaggcggacggatcatttgcgctcaggagttcgagaccagtctgggcaacatggttagaccctgtctctaattaaaaaaaaaaaaaaaaaaaaaaaaaaaaatatatatatatatatatatatatattatatatatgtgtatacacacacatatgtgtatatatatgtatatatataatatatgtatatgtgtatatatacaggagatggaggttgcagtgagccaagattgtgccattgcactgcagcttggggaacagagtaagaccctgtctctgaaaaaataatttaaaaataaaacaaataggccaggtgtggtggctcacgcctgtaatcccagcactttgggaggccgaggcaggcaaatcacctgaggtcaggagttcgagaccagcctggccaacatggcaaaaacctcatctctactaaaaatacaaaaattagctgggcatggtggtgggcgcctgtaatcccaactacttgtgtgtgtgtgtatatatatatgtatatatgtatgcacacatgcatgcatatgtatatatgtatgcacacatgcatgcatatgtatatatgtatgcacacatgcatgcatatgtatatatgtatgcacacatgcatgcatatgtatatatgtatgcacacatgcatgcatatgtatatatacacgtatatatgtatacacgtgtgtatatgtatacatgtgtatatatacacgtgtatatatgtatacatgtgtatatatacacgtgtatatatgtatacatgtgtatatatacacgtgtatatatgtatacatgtgtatatgtatacacgtgtgtatatgtatacatgtatatatacacgtgtatatatgtatacacgtgtatatacatatatgtatacatatgtgtgtgtgtgtgtatatgtgaaggTGTCACTGTGGATGCTATAGTGTGGCAAACAAGGTCCATTTGGCCCCTGGAGCTTGAAGTTtgtagcagaaaaaaataaggaagttctgaaaaaaaatttttttttttttttggagactaaaagtttcactcttgtcacccaggcttgagtgcaatggagccatctcggctcaccacaacctctgccttccagtttcaagtgattctcctgcctcagcctcccaagtagctgggaattgTAGGCGTGGGCCAGCATGCCCAACTtcgtgtgtttttagtagagacagggctttgccattttgaccaggctggtctctaactcctgacctcaggtgatccgcccatctcggcctcccaaagtgccgggattacaggcgtgagccaccgcgccttgtGAAAAGTGTTACAGGGCATGAAAGGGCGGTGCTATGCTAGAGGTGGAGAGGGCTGTTTTTAGATTGGGAGCACAGGGCAGGTCTCTGAACTGAGACCTgaagaatgagaaggaaccaaGGAAGTGAGGTGGGTGTTTAGGGTTAGAGAATATTCCAGGTAGTGTGGGAATTGCAAGTGCCAAGGCCCAAGGATGAGAAGGAACGAGCCCGGTGGCAGCCTCCACCCTGCCCCCATGCCACCTTCAGCACACGGGTTGCGCAGGAGGTTCCTATGCAGGCTCTGTAGGAAGTAGAAGATTTTCCAATCGGCCACGGGCTGGTCCCGGTCCTCGGTGATGAAGCCCTCTCGCAGGCACTTGCGTTTCCAGAGGGTCATGAGGTCGATGAGGTCCCGCCAGAGGCTGCAGACCAGGCGGCAGTTCAGCAGCAGCTGGCGGGCGGGCACGTGCGTAAACAGCTCCAGCAGGATGTTCTCGGGCAACTCGTTAATGCTGTCCAGGGCTGCCTTGGAGTGGGGAGCATCCATGGCCTGTGGGGGCAACAGCAGTTATGAGCCTGACCAGGGAGGTCGGCCCTCAGGTCCCCAGGGAACCAGGCCAGGGACTCCTCTCCAACCCtgcattagccaggtgtggtggcacacgcctggagtcccaggtacttgggaggctgaggcagaggatcccttgagcctgggaattcaaggctacagtgacctatgatcgtgccactgtacccctGCCCGGGCAACCAAGCAAGActctggctaaaaaaaaaaaaaaaacaaaaaacccacaaaagagCATTTCTGAGGCTGAGGGTCCTTCCAGTAAACAGTAGCCCCTCAGTGGAAAGAGTAGTCATGGGACACACATTCAGAAGAGTGCAATACAAATAGTAAAGTCTTTagagacacattttttaaaaggcccctccccagttaaaaaaaaaattgcttaatttTAAAGCCAGTGGGTTGGGTGGACTGTAAGATTTTGTGGAGGCCACACTTGTCTGCAAAGTTCTGAGGGTTTTGGTGATTGTTATTTTAATGCTCTGGATTCACTGTTAgaatataaaatctttttttttttttttgagacagagtcttgctctgtcacccaggctggagtgcagtggtgcaatctcggctcactgcaacctccgcctcctgggttcaagcgattctcctgcctcagcctcccgagtagctgggactataggcgcatgccaccacgcccagctaattttttgtatttttagtagagacggggtttcatcttgttagccaggatggtctcaatctcctgaccccatgatccgcccgcctcggcctcccaaagtgctgggattacaggcgtgagccaccgtacccggccagaATATAAAATCAGTTTTACATCCCAGACTCATTAATGTTCATTTAGTGGTGGGCTAGCGCTGAGAAACCACCTTCCTATCTCCAGAAGCTTACTTTGGCCTGGAAGTCACATGTGATAAAACAACCCCATGGGAAGCCCCCACGGCACCCGGCTGAGCTGTCTTTGGTGTCAGGCCAGAATCCACTTGGAGATGgccggaaaaaaaaaatcagatggagGGTGGCTGAgaagactgcctgggtttgaatcttggtcTGCAGTGACCAGTTGGGAAGCTGTGAAAAGGAGGGGGTAACTGTCCCGACCCTGGAAGGGCCAGGAGGACCAAGTGAAGCACAGAGCTTCAGTCAGCATCGCTGTCAGAACAAACCGGCTCTCAACACTGTCCTCCCTGTACCTCTGCACTGCACACGGGTTCTGGAAAACTTCAAGCAGTACCACAGCCCTGGCCTGAATCTGTTACCTGGGGGCACCTGGTTAGTCCTCTTAAGGGGATCCCAGGTACTTGCCCCAGGTAGGTGGGGGTTGGCCAGCAGCCAGGGCTCTGCACTGTCACTCAGGTGGGCCTCATCTGCTTACACATGGGGAGAGAATGTTCTCCACCTACAAGCAGGGAAACAGAACCTtgctggcctcttttttttttcttcccccccaccccgagacagtttcgctcttgttgcccaggctggagtgcaatggcgtgatctcggctcactgcaatctccacctcctgggttcaagcaattctccagcctcagcctcccaagtaactgtgattacaggtgcccgccaccacacccagctaatttttgtatttttagtagagacagggtttcaccatgttggccaggctggttttgaactcctgacctcaggtgatccacccgccttggcctcccgaagtgctgggattacaggcgtgaggcactgtacCCAGCCTTTTGCTGTGGCCTCTTCTGATTTTCCATAGAGGCTTGGCCAAAGCAGCAGTTCATGGTCTTCTGAAGGCTCCCATCTCAGAAAACAGGAGGGTGGGTGCATGCTCGCTCCTGCCCAGGGAGGAACACTTTACATGGCAGAGAAAACAGGTGAGGTACTTGTGCCTCGTGAAAAATGCtttgcaggccgggtgcggtggctcaagcctgtaaccccggccctttgggaggccaaggggtgcagatcacaaggtcagaagttcgagaccagcctggccaacacagtgaaaccccatctctactaaaaatacaaaaaaattagccaggcgtggtggtgtgcgcctgtaatctcagctactcaggaggctgaggcaggagaatcgtgtgaacctgggaggcggaggttgtggtgagccgagattgcgccactgcactccagcctgggtgacagtgcaaggcaccgtctcaaaaaaaaaaaaaaaaagaaaagaaaaaaggctttgCAACCTTGGCAACACAGGGAGGCCCCGTCTCTATAAATAGtgaaaaaattcgccgggcatagtggcgagtgcctgtggtcctagctacttgggaggctatggcGTCAGGAtcttctgagcccaggaggtcaaggctgcagtagctcacaggcgtgagccaccgaacccggcCCCTGAGAGATTTTTCTACCTTACAGTCCATGAGGCCTGCCAAGGTCACAGTCTAGGGAAAGAAGGAGCctgctggagcagagtgagccatgattgctccatggcactccagcctgggcaacagagcaaaactgtcttaaaaaaaaaaagaaaagaaaaatgctttgatggaaaaaaaaaataacaaaaaacccaATGTGGCCAAGTCTTCTAAGTTCTGAGAAGCAACtgtaagcatttgaaaaaaaatgtaaaacttgtcaattaaaaatgcttgtagtctgggcaacatagtgagactctgtctctagaaaaaaagaaattaggtcGGGCGCACGGACTcaggcctgtattcccagcactttggtaggccgaggca is a window encoding:
- the FBXO6 gene encoding F-box only protein 6, coding for MDAPHSKAALDSINELPENILLELFTHVPARQLLLNCRLVCSLWRDLIDLMTLWKRKCLREGFITEDRDQPVADWKIFYFLQSLHRNLLRNPCAEEDMFAWQIDFNGGDRWKVESLPGAHGTDFPDPKVKKYFVTSYEMCLKSQLVDLVAEGYWEELLDTFRPDIVVKDWFAARADCGCTYQLKVQLASADYFVLASFEPPPVTIQQWNNATWTEVSYTFSDYPRGVRYILFQHGGRDTQYWAGWYGPRVTNSSIVVSPKMTRNQASSEAQPGQKHGQEEAAQSPYRAVVQIF